One Rattus norvegicus strain BN/NHsdMcwi chromosome 20, GRCr8, whole genome shotgun sequence DNA segment encodes these proteins:
- the Zfp523 gene encoding zinc finger protein 76 isoform X3 — protein MESLGLQTVTLSDGTTAYVQQAIKGEKLLEGQVIQLEDGTTAYIHQVTIQKESFSFEDGQPVQLEDGSMAYIHHTPKEGYDPSALEAVQLEDGSTAYIHHPVSVPPDSTILAVQTEVGLEDLAAEEEEGFGADTVVALEQYASKVLHDSPASHNGKGQQVGDRAFRCGYKGCGRLYTTAHHLKVHERAHTGDRPYRCDFPSCGKAFATGYGLKSHVRTHTGEKPYKCPEELCSKAFKTSGDLQKHVRTHTGERPFRCPFEGCGRSFTTSNIRKVHVRTHTGERPYTCPEPHCGRGFTSATNYKNHVRIHTGLLPQLLSPSLSSQPLPSPLAFLSPPCPPTLSP, from the exons ATGGAAAGCTTGGGGCTGCAAACGGTGACCCTCAGTGATGGGACAACAGCCTACGTCCAGCAGGCCATCAAAG GGGAGAAGCTGCTTGAAGGGCAAGTGATCCAGCTGGAGGACGGGACCACTGCATACATCCACCAGGTGACGATACAGAAAG AGTCTTTCTCCTTCGAAGATGGTCAGCCTGTGCAGCTGGAGGACGGGAGCATGgcctacatacaccacacacccaaAG AGGGCTATGACCCCAGCGCCCTGGAGGCTGTCCAGCTGGAAGATGGCTCCACCGCCTACATCCATCACCCTGTGTCTGTGCCGCCGGACAGCACCATCCTGGCTGTGCAGACAGAGGTGGGATTGGAGGACCTGgcagcggaggaggaggagggctttGGCGCAGACACGGTGGTAGCCCTGGAGCAATATGCGAGCAAG GTTCTGCACGATAGCCCGGCTTCCCACAATGGCAAAGGGCAGCAAGTTGGAGACCGAGCTTTCCGCTGTGGCTACAAGGGCTGTGGCCGCCTCTACACCACTGCCCATCACTTAAAG GTCCACGAACGCGCTCACACAGGTGACCGTCCATACAGATGTGACTTCCCCAGCTGTGGAAAGGCCTTCGCAACAG GCTATGGGCTAAAAAGTCACGTTCGTACTCACACGGGTGAGAAACCATACAAGTGCCCAGAGGAGCTGTGCAGCAAAGCCTTCAAGACCTCAGGGGACCTGCAGAAACACGTCCGGACCCACACAG GTGAACGCCCGTTCCGGTGCCCCTTTGAGGGCTGTGGCCGCTCCTTCACCACATCGAACATTCGCAAGGTacatgtgcgcacgcacacagGCGAGCGGCCCTACACCTGCCCCGAGCCCCACTGTGGCCGTGGCTTCACCAGCGCCACCAACTACAAGAATCACGTGCGCATCCATACAG GCCTTCTCCCCCAACTCCTGTCCCCCAGTCTCAGTTCTCAGCCCCTGCCCTCTCCCCTGGCTTTCCTGTCACCGCCCTGTCCCCCAACCCTATCCCCTTAG
- the Zfp523 gene encoding zinc finger protein 76 isoform X4 gives MESLGLQTVTLSDGTTAYVQQAIKGEKLLEGQVIQLEDGTTAYIHQVTIQKESFSFEDGQPVQLEDGSMAYIHHTPKEGYDPSALEAVQLEDGSTAYIHHPVSVPPDSTILAVQTEVGLEDLAAEEEEGFGADTVVALEQYASKVLHDSPASHNGKGQQVGDRAFRCGYKGCGRLYTTAHHLKVHERAHTGDRPYRCDFPSCGKAFATGYGLKSHVRTHTGEKPYKCPEELCSKAFKTSGDLQKHVRTHTGERPFRCPFEGCGRSFTTSNIRKVHVRTHTGERPYTCPEPHCGRGFTSATNYKNHVRIHTVSDVTPLL, from the exons ATGGAAAGCTTGGGGCTGCAAACGGTGACCCTCAGTGATGGGACAACAGCCTACGTCCAGCAGGCCATCAAAG GGGAGAAGCTGCTTGAAGGGCAAGTGATCCAGCTGGAGGACGGGACCACTGCATACATCCACCAGGTGACGATACAGAAAG AGTCTTTCTCCTTCGAAGATGGTCAGCCTGTGCAGCTGGAGGACGGGAGCATGgcctacatacaccacacacccaaAG AGGGCTATGACCCCAGCGCCCTGGAGGCTGTCCAGCTGGAAGATGGCTCCACCGCCTACATCCATCACCCTGTGTCTGTGCCGCCGGACAGCACCATCCTGGCTGTGCAGACAGAGGTGGGATTGGAGGACCTGgcagcggaggaggaggagggctttGGCGCAGACACGGTGGTAGCCCTGGAGCAATATGCGAGCAAG GTTCTGCACGATAGCCCGGCTTCCCACAATGGCAAAGGGCAGCAAGTTGGAGACCGAGCTTTCCGCTGTGGCTACAAGGGCTGTGGCCGCCTCTACACCACTGCCCATCACTTAAAG GTCCACGAACGCGCTCACACAGGTGACCGTCCATACAGATGTGACTTCCCCAGCTGTGGAAAGGCCTTCGCAACAG GCTATGGGCTAAAAAGTCACGTTCGTACTCACACGGGTGAGAAACCATACAAGTGCCCAGAGGAGCTGTGCAGCAAAGCCTTCAAGACCTCAGGGGACCTGCAGAAACACGTCCGGACCCACACAG GTGAACGCCCGTTCCGGTGCCCCTTTGAGGGCTGTGGCCGCTCCTTCACCACATCGAACATTCGCAAGGTacatgtgcgcacgcacacagGCGAGCGGCCCTACACCTGCCCCGAGCCCCACTGTGGCCGTGGCTTCACCAGCGCCACCAACTACAAGAATCACGTGCGCATCCATACAG TGTCTGACGTCACTCCCCTTCTCTGA